In Ammospiza caudacuta isolate bAmmCau1 chromosome 2, bAmmCau1.pri, whole genome shotgun sequence, a genomic segment contains:
- the OLFM4 gene encoding olfactomedin-4, protein MLPYLTQPGNTNGKLLPSPKLFANVSGSVNDEGTCQCSVYLPDTTFPVQKAEQLEIIATTLSEKFEAELSKVREYSKRIELYQQQILNLTIRVQQVETGSVSYTELDFQLLKVEINDLERLVTQLKPSLVGSNAIVEQIYLEITNLTILVNELESLDKNNVLAIRRQIVSLQNRLKECEENATRATPPPYFPPGTCVHRGPMNVSQPYVAKLNWRGFSYKYGSWGRDYDPSNPENDVYWVAPLNTDGRYLEYFRIYNSFDDLLLFKYTYERRITYGEGSGAALYKNYLYYHRYGSTYMVKHNINTNTEVLRKELPNAAIGNRFSYAGVAWQDIDFAVDESGLWVIYSTENNVGNIVISKLNETTLDVLNTWQTRQYKPSVSNAFIVCGVLYATRPLNTKKEEIFYMYDTSTGRENRVSIIMDKKLDTIQSIDYSPTDQKLYVYSDSYLVRYDVTFQP, encoded by the exons ctcTTTGCCAACGTGTCCGGCTCTGTGAATGATGAGGGAACTTGTCAGTGCTCTGTGTACTTGCCAGATACCACCTTTCCAGTGCAGAAGGCTGAGCAACTGGAAATTATAGCCACAACGCTCTCAGAGAAGTTTGAGGCAGAGCTTTCTAAA gttAGGGAGTACTCAAAAAGAATTGAACTGTATCAGCAGCAAATCCTCAATTTAACCATCAGAGTGCAGCAAGTGGAGACGGGCAGTGTATCTTACACGGAGCTGGACTTCCAGTTACTGAAAGTGGAAATCAATGACCTGGAGAGGCTGGTCACTCAGCTGAAGCCCAGCCTTGTTGGAAGCAATGCCATCGTTGAGCAAATATATTTGGAG aTCACCAATCTGACTATACTGGTAAATGAACTAGAGTCACTGGACAAAAACAATGTCCTTGCAATTCGTCGACAAATTGTGTCCCTGCAGAATCGGTTGAAAGAGTGTGAAGAGAACGCAACCAGAGCTACACCACCTCCTTATTTCCCACCAG GTACCTGTGTTCACCGTGGACCGATGAATGTTAGCCAGCCTTATGTTGCCAAGCTGAACTGGAGAGGATTTTCCTACAAATATGGTTCCTGGGGTAGAGATTATGATCCCTCTAACCCAGAGAATGATGTCTATTGGGTTGCACCATTGAACACCGATGGTAGATACTTAGAATACTTTAGAATTTATAATTCCTTTGATGATTTGCTGCTGTTTAAATACACGTATGAAAGGAGAATAACGTATGGGGAAGGAAGTGGTGCTGCcctttataaaaattatttgtactATCATCGTTATGGTTCCACATATATGGTGAAGCACAATATAAACACAAACACTGAGGTTTTGAGGAAGGAGCTTCCAAATGCTGCTATTGGTAACCGTTTCTCTTATGCAGGCGTAGCATGGCAGGACATAGATTTTGCCGTGGATGAAAGTGGGTTATGGGTAATATATTCAACTGAAAATAACGTGGGCAACATTGTGATTAGCAAGCTCAATGAGACCACACTTGATGTGCTAAATACTTGGCAGACGAGACAGTACAAGCCATCTGTTTCCAATGCTTTCATAGTATGTGGTGTTCTTTACGCCACAAGGCCGTTGAACACTAAGAAAGAGGAGATCTTCTACATGTATGACACAAGTACTGGCCGAGAAAACAGAGTGAGTATCATCATGGATAAAAAGTTAGATACAATCCAGAGTATTGATTACAGCCCCACAGATCAGAAACTGTATGTTTACAGTGATAGTTACCTTGTAAGATACGATGTGACTTTTCAGCCTTAG